A window from Corynebacterium urogenitale encodes these proteins:
- a CDS encoding ATP-dependent DNA helicase RecG codes for MLGWEDSRPLSLFVAPDRARKLADKPGLKTISDAVLNFPTKYVRAGSAQALDILEEGEMYTCVAEILRVQERENRSSRGPRTIFSFTFTDGTVTMESALFGNPRLHRACLTEGTIVLLYGKLGRYRDRWQLKNPSYVTVYPGEKAEFGAFGPLKTIVDVAGNGQAAQELLSKPWLPSYPRRPGTSTAELIGVMDKVVSGMGHPTEVLPSPSQMHGAPAWPVDDEGEPLIGFSEALQQIHQPPPEGPFAARHRLKFNEALELQVVMALRRADAEKRTSRAMLPREDGVASDVENNLPFALSEGQRAALDVIRPALASEDPASLMLQGDVGSGKTVVALLAMLQAVDAGYQCAFIAPTEVLAMQHARTLTHMLEGTMVGVTLLTGSQKVAEKKVNLLNIISGQANIVVGTHALIQDSVEFNDLGLVVVDEQHRFGVRQRDKLRESAPVDRTPHMLVMTATPIPRTVAMTMFGDLTSVRLSGFPRGRGTVQTSVVPNWKPRWVERMWQRMDEEIRAGRQVFIVAPRIEGEDGVEAWAQRIATRHLPEARVAMLHGRLPTEEKDQVMTAFARGDVDALVATTVIEVGVDVPNATMMLILDAENFGVSQLHQLRGRVGRGSADAVCLLYTTADIASDSYRRLLAVAETHDGFALAELDLQQRTEGDILGQSQSGAATRRTNLLDLVEDEDIIIEARRYAMELVEYDEQLARSLVANLKIEEQDYIERS; via the coding sequence ATGCTGGGGTGGGAGGATTCCAGGCCACTTTCATTGTTTGTCGCGCCCGACCGAGCTCGTAAACTCGCTGACAAACCTGGGCTGAAGACAATTTCCGACGCAGTCTTGAATTTCCCCACCAAGTATGTGCGCGCAGGCAGCGCCCAGGCACTCGACATCCTCGAGGAAGGGGAGATGTACACCTGCGTGGCGGAAATCCTCCGAGTTCAGGAACGGGAGAACCGCTCCTCCCGTGGCCCACGCACCATCTTTTCTTTCACGTTCACCGATGGGACGGTGACCATGGAATCCGCTCTCTTTGGTAACCCCCGCCTGCATCGCGCGTGCCTGACCGAGGGCACGATCGTCCTGCTGTACGGCAAGCTGGGTCGGTACCGCGATCGATGGCAGTTAAAAAACCCCAGCTACGTGACCGTCTATCCCGGAGAGAAAGCCGAGTTCGGTGCCTTCGGGCCTCTCAAAACCATCGTGGACGTGGCAGGGAATGGTCAGGCCGCACAGGAGCTGTTGAGTAAACCGTGGCTTCCCAGTTATCCCCGCCGTCCGGGGACCTCGACCGCCGAGCTCATCGGGGTCATGGACAAGGTCGTCTCTGGCATGGGGCACCCCACGGAGGTATTGCCCTCGCCGTCTCAGATGCACGGCGCTCCTGCGTGGCCAGTCGACGATGAAGGTGAACCCCTCATCGGCTTTTCCGAGGCGCTGCAGCAGATTCACCAGCCGCCCCCTGAAGGGCCCTTCGCCGCGCGACACCGTCTGAAATTCAATGAAGCCCTCGAGCTGCAAGTAGTGATGGCTCTTCGTCGTGCGGATGCGGAAAAGCGGACCTCTCGTGCGATGCTTCCGCGTGAGGACGGGGTGGCGTCGGATGTGGAGAATAACCTGCCCTTCGCCTTGAGCGAGGGGCAGCGGGCGGCGCTCGACGTGATACGGCCTGCCTTGGCTAGTGAGGACCCAGCCTCCCTCATGCTGCAGGGCGATGTGGGCAGCGGCAAAACAGTTGTCGCACTCCTGGCCATGCTGCAAGCAGTGGATGCTGGCTATCAGTGTGCGTTCATCGCGCCGACGGAAGTGCTCGCCATGCAGCATGCCCGCACCCTTACCCACATGCTGGAGGGCACGATGGTGGGAGTCACCCTACTAACAGGGTCGCAGAAAGTCGCGGAGAAGAAAGTAAATCTGCTCAACATCATTTCCGGGCAGGCGAACATCGTGGTGGGCACCCATGCACTGATCCAGGATTCCGTGGAGTTCAACGATCTTGGGCTTGTCGTGGTGGATGAGCAGCACCGCTTCGGTGTACGTCAGAGGGACAAGCTGCGGGAAAGCGCTCCTGTGGATCGGACACCGCACATGCTGGTGATGACCGCCACCCCGATCCCGCGAACCGTCGCGATGACGATGTTCGGTGACCTGACATCTGTTCGCTTGTCGGGTTTTCCCCGCGGCCGTGGCACGGTGCAAACGAGCGTGGTGCCGAACTGGAAGCCGCGGTGGGTGGAGCGCATGTGGCAGCGAATGGACGAGGAGATTCGCGCAGGTCGGCAAGTCTTCATCGTCGCTCCTCGGATTGAGGGTGAGGACGGAGTGGAGGCCTGGGCGCAGCGAATCGCAACTCGGCACTTACCCGAGGCGCGGGTCGCCATGTTGCACGGTCGCTTGCCAACCGAGGAGAAGGACCAGGTGATGACGGCCTTCGCCCGAGGGGATGTCGATGCCCTCGTCGCCACGACCGTTATAGAGGTCGGCGTAGACGTGCCGAATGCGACGATGATGCTGATCCTCGATGCGGAGAACTTCGGCGTTTCACAGCTGCATCAGCTGCGAGGCCGGGTGGGGCGTGGCAGCGCCGACGCCGTGTGTTTGCTCTACACCACGGCAGACATCGCGTCCGATAGCTATCGCCGCCTTCTTGCCGTAGCGGAGACACACGATGGCTTCGCGCTGGCGGAGCTCGATCTGCAGCAGCGAACCGAAGGCGACATCCTCGGGCAGTCACAGTCGGGTGCTGCCACCAGAAGAACCAATCTGCTGGATTTGGTGGAGGACGAGGACATCATTATTGAAGCTCGCCGCTACGCCATGGAGCTCGTGGAATACGACGAACAACTGGCTCGCTCACTTGTGGCGAACCTGAAAATCGAAGAACAGGATTACATCGAGCGCAGTTAG
- a CDS encoding DAK2 domain-containing protein, giving the protein MEENLDGPLIAQWARRAAAGLRERQAEINSLNVFPIPDSDTGSNMAHTMSEAVSSTEASDGTDTSTVTAALASGAVRGARGNSGMVLSQVLRALADTASRGPVDGKAVARMLQQSVEFVKTSIADPVEGTILTVLRAAAEGAQAGKESLSDVVSHALASAEKALEYTPHQLDALAKAGVVDAGGRGFVVILQALQDTLKHAGDTAVRKPEEVHSSAISEESTNATPQAAAAPHADVVGANHELEIMFMFDYSDQPEALDELRDYLDNAGNSVVIAQAGESLAKVHVHTRRAGAVIEKAFGLARVFDLRLEVLPDTELTQAPIIALTPSGGAAKVFEGAGAIALDLDTMDARDIDDTLAMFGAGPVTVLTNGRRAAGLLDRGHHIAAIETRSLVGGLAALAVHDPSNDFEDDLEEMADAVSAQRCVETTAEKMIPELQSLLQDGGELVTVLWSAPEVTEADIQRVRAWISAEHADVEFHDYRADGMGPAVEIGVE; this is encoded by the coding sequence ATGGAAGAAAACCTCGACGGCCCCCTCATCGCTCAATGGGCGCGCCGGGCGGCTGCAGGGTTGCGCGAACGCCAGGCTGAAATCAATAGCCTCAACGTCTTCCCCATACCGGATTCCGATACGGGCTCCAATATGGCCCACACAATGTCGGAGGCAGTCTCCTCCACGGAAGCATCTGATGGCACTGATACCTCCACGGTGACGGCTGCGCTAGCCAGCGGTGCCGTGCGAGGAGCCCGTGGGAATTCAGGGATGGTGTTGTCGCAGGTGCTTCGCGCGTTGGCCGATACGGCTTCTCGCGGGCCAGTGGACGGCAAGGCTGTGGCCAGAATGCTGCAGCAGTCCGTGGAATTCGTGAAAACGTCGATTGCGGACCCCGTCGAAGGGACGATCCTCACAGTCCTCCGCGCAGCGGCGGAGGGGGCACAGGCTGGGAAAGAGTCCCTTTCCGATGTTGTATCCCATGCCTTGGCTTCCGCAGAAAAGGCGCTTGAATACACACCTCACCAACTGGATGCGCTGGCCAAGGCCGGAGTCGTGGATGCGGGAGGCCGTGGTTTTGTTGTGATTCTGCAGGCACTGCAAGATACGTTGAAACACGCGGGTGATACCGCTGTGCGGAAGCCGGAGGAGGTTCACAGCAGCGCAATCAGCGAGGAGTCCACCAACGCTACTCCGCAAGCTGCAGCTGCTCCTCATGCTGACGTGGTGGGAGCGAACCATGAACTCGAGATCATGTTTATGTTCGACTACTCCGATCAGCCAGAGGCCTTGGATGAGTTGAGGGATTACCTGGACAACGCTGGTAATAGCGTAGTCATTGCCCAGGCAGGTGAGTCTCTGGCGAAAGTTCATGTGCATACGCGCCGTGCTGGCGCTGTGATTGAGAAGGCATTCGGTTTGGCCCGAGTGTTTGATTTGCGCCTGGAAGTTCTTCCCGATACCGAGCTCACGCAGGCGCCAATCATTGCTCTGACGCCTTCCGGAGGTGCGGCGAAGGTGTTCGAAGGAGCCGGGGCGATCGCCCTCGACCTCGACACCATGGATGCGCGGGATATCGACGACACCCTCGCCATGTTTGGGGCAGGGCCGGTCACCGTTTTGACTAATGGCCGCCGTGCAGCCGGATTGTTGGATCGCGGTCACCACATTGCTGCGATAGAGACACGCTCGCTCGTCGGAGGTCTCGCTGCCTTGGCTGTCCATGACCCCAGCAATGACTTCGAAGATGATCTCGAGGAAATGGCGGATGCCGTTTCCGCCCAACGCTGCGTGGAGACCACGGCGGAAAAAATGATTCCGGAACTGCAGTCCCTATTGCAGGACGGGGGAGAACTCGTCACAGTGCTGTGGTCGGCGCCGGAGGTCACGGAGGCTGATATTCAGCGTGTACGAGCATGGATTTCCGCGGAGCATGCCGACGTGGAGTTTCACGACTACCGCGCCGATGGCATGGGGCCTGCCGTGGAGATCGGAGTCGAGTAA
- a CDS encoding uracil-DNA glycosylase, producing the protein MAQIHPDWELPHVHIVLAKALAEAEAGQRILPAQENILRAFRVPPSEVRVLIVGQDPYPTPGHAVGLSFSAELPQGVPYPKSLVNIFTEYEQDLGLSRPQSADLSPWLDQGVMLLNRVLTVRAGQAGSHRNGGWEQITEAAVRQISENPQFAAILWGRPAQQLAPIIGKERCVMSPHPSPLSAYRGFFGSKPFSRVNQILVDRGADPVDWDLSR; encoded by the coding sequence GTGGCTCAGATTCACCCGGATTGGGAGCTGCCACACGTACACATCGTACTGGCCAAGGCATTGGCGGAGGCCGAAGCTGGGCAGCGGATCCTTCCGGCGCAGGAGAATATCCTCCGCGCCTTCCGTGTGCCTCCGAGCGAGGTTCGCGTGCTCATCGTGGGGCAGGACCCGTATCCGACGCCAGGGCACGCAGTCGGCTTATCCTTTTCGGCTGAACTCCCACAAGGTGTTCCGTATCCCAAATCTCTGGTCAATATTTTCACGGAATACGAGCAAGACTTAGGGCTTTCACGGCCCCAGAGTGCTGACCTCAGCCCGTGGTTGGACCAGGGCGTGATGCTGCTCAACCGGGTTCTCACGGTCCGAGCTGGCCAAGCTGGAAGTCACCGCAATGGCGGATGGGAGCAGATCACGGAGGCCGCGGTTCGCCAGATTTCCGAGAATCCGCAGTTTGCCGCGATCCTTTGGGGACGGCCTGCACAGCAGTTGGCTCCAATTATTGGCAAGGAACGCTGTGTGATGTCCCCGCACCCTTCGCCTTTGAGTGCTTATAGAGGATTCTTCGGCTCCAAACCATTCAGTAGAGTGAATCAGATTCTGGTCGACCGGGGAGCCGATCCTGTCGATTGGGACCTCAGCCGATAG
- a CDS encoding thiamine-phosphate kinase translates to MERTRTVAEAGEAGIIAAIRSAAPSSLNGDDAAVLEATASNSRQVCTTDILVQDRHFSFDYSTPFEVGVKAVSQNFADIQAMGARPTALLLGIATPGDIALETITELARGINDAAMPWGAELVGGDVVKSKDLVLSLTALGELGGPAPALTLDGAGVGHRVIASGPIGYSAAGLDILQHFGSRRAVPQDDEILQELVSWHCAPRLAVGRGTTARAAGASSMTDNSDGLVTDLSAIAERSGVRIDLDRVAIAPDERLLHAAERTGIDPWKWVLTGGEDHTLIGTTDARLPSAYRPIGTVRSLDNEDVNAPFVTIDGVRPTYTSGWESL, encoded by the coding sequence ATGGAACGCACACGCACAGTGGCGGAAGCAGGCGAGGCTGGAATCATTGCAGCGATCCGCTCTGCCGCTCCCAGCTCTCTCAACGGGGATGACGCCGCCGTGTTGGAAGCGACTGCCTCCAACTCACGCCAAGTGTGCACCACGGACATCCTCGTGCAGGATCGGCACTTCTCTTTCGACTACTCCACGCCCTTCGAGGTCGGTGTCAAGGCAGTGTCCCAGAACTTTGCCGACATTCAAGCAATGGGGGCGCGCCCGACCGCATTGCTTTTAGGAATCGCGACGCCGGGAGACATTGCCCTCGAGACCATCACGGAGCTCGCCAGGGGGATCAATGATGCAGCCATGCCCTGGGGCGCGGAACTCGTTGGCGGCGATGTCGTCAAGTCAAAGGACCTCGTGCTCTCTCTGACTGCGCTGGGGGAATTGGGCGGTCCCGCGCCAGCTCTGACTCTCGATGGTGCGGGGGTTGGCCACCGCGTGATTGCTTCCGGGCCAATCGGTTACTCGGCTGCGGGACTGGATATTCTCCAGCACTTCGGGTCGCGCAGGGCAGTGCCACAGGATGATGAGATCCTGCAGGAATTGGTTTCCTGGCACTGCGCGCCCCGTTTGGCCGTGGGGCGTGGGACGACAGCCCGAGCCGCTGGAGCGAGTTCCATGACGGACAATTCCGACGGCCTGGTGACGGACCTCTCAGCGATAGCGGAACGCTCCGGAGTGCGGATTGACCTTGACCGGGTGGCGATTGCTCCCGATGAACGCTTGCTGCACGCAGCCGAAAGGACGGGGATCGACCCATGGAAATGGGTGCTTACCGGCGGCGAAGATCACACCCTGATCGGAACCACGGATGCGCGACTTCCTTCCGCGTACCGACCCATCGGTACGGTGCGTTCCCTCGATAACGAAGATGTGAACGCTCCATTCGTGACGATCGATGGCGTTCGCCCCACCTATACCAGTGGATGGGAGTCTCTGTGA